In bacterium, one genomic interval encodes:
- a CDS encoding insulinase family protein — translation MRRTLLMVGAMLLLATALMAQGLPQLKTEKYVLPNGLEVILHEDHSVPMVSVNVWYHVGSKNEKPGRTGFAHLFEHMMFQGSKNFDGDYFVPLDKIGADCNGSTSEDRTNYWENVPSEHLELALAMESDRMGHLLDVFTQEKLDNQRDVVKNERRQGVDNAPYGVQEDVLPLLIYPMGHPYSWSVIGSMEDLSAASADDVKDFFRKYYSPSNASLCLAGDFNSATAKQWIEKYFGTIPAGPPVERYTSWIPEITHEHRAIAEDEVELPMVIMAWHTPAYYAPGDAEADLLADILSSGMNSRLNEALVYRLQIADEVNAYQASREISSQYTIQATAKPGHTAEEIEAAIDAEMAKLLRDGITARELARAKTNWEVSFIRRLQNIGGFGGKADILNQYNVHLGSPDKLEWDVNRYRSATVEGINQFARTFLAPNKRGVLHIVPQGNLTVASTAVDRAVKPTPTAEAPFTPPTVQSAALSNGIQVLLVEDHRLPLVDLSVMIERGWTSDPQGKFGLAALTADMLDEGFKKLNALQISDTIRMLGANAGSGSGFDETHVNLNVLKRNFTPALGLVGDMLLSPTFPQNELDRLKNERLSAIEAMKSQPTQLGFSVFREKLYGANSAYGQPVSGTGTEASLAAITRADLLAFYQANYFPNITTVAITGDITLDEAKAQLEKVFGGWKQGTPAEVPAPTPNTSSAPTVYIVDRPGAQQSVIFAGYPCIPPTDPDYLPFMVFNSRLGGDFTSRINMNLREDKGFTYGSYSTLGNGLVSAPFNVVAPVQSQSTKEALVEILKELKEVISTRPLTNEELTDAKVSMVKSWAQGFQNFSGITSQLRGLALYDRPLDYWKSRVGTVNGLDDAKIKEVSTKYVRPNNLTIVIVGDKAKIEEGIKAMGIGEVSSL, via the coding sequence GTGAGAAGGACTTTACTCATGGTCGGGGCCATGCTGTTGTTGGCGACGGCGCTGATGGCACAGGGGCTACCGCAACTGAAGACAGAGAAGTATGTACTTCCCAACGGTCTTGAAGTGATCCTGCACGAAGACCACTCGGTCCCGATGGTCAGCGTGAATGTCTGGTATCATGTCGGTTCGAAGAATGAGAAGCCGGGTCGCACCGGATTCGCGCATTTATTCGAGCACATGATGTTCCAGGGGTCAAAGAATTTTGATGGGGATTATTTCGTCCCGCTCGACAAGATCGGCGCGGACTGCAACGGGTCGACCTCGGAAGACCGGACCAATTACTGGGAGAATGTACCGTCCGAGCATCTCGAGCTGGCGCTGGCGATGGAGTCGGACCGCATGGGGCATCTGCTCGATGTGTTTACCCAGGAGAAGCTGGATAATCAGCGCGATGTCGTGAAAAACGAACGTCGCCAGGGTGTCGATAACGCTCCATATGGTGTGCAGGAAGATGTACTGCCGTTGTTGATCTATCCGATGGGGCATCCGTATTCCTGGTCGGTGATCGGCAGTATGGAGGACCTGAGTGCGGCGTCGGCTGACGACGTGAAAGATTTCTTCCGGAAGTATTATTCACCGAGCAATGCATCGCTCTGTCTGGCCGGAGATTTCAATTCAGCCACGGCCAAGCAGTGGATTGAGAAGTATTTCGGGACGATCCCGGCCGGTCCGCCCGTAGAACGGTACACCTCGTGGATCCCGGAGATCACACATGAACATCGGGCGATAGCCGAAGATGAAGTTGAGCTGCCGATGGTGATCATGGCGTGGCATACGCCGGCTTATTATGCTCCGGGCGATGCGGAAGCCGATCTGCTTGCCGACATTCTGAGCAGTGGGATGAATTCACGGCTTAACGAAGCATTGGTCTATCGTCTGCAGATCGCCGACGAAGTGAATGCATACCAGGCTTCGCGTGAGATCTCGAGCCAGTATACGATCCAGGCGACGGCCAAGCCGGGGCATACAGCCGAAGAGATCGAAGCGGCTATCGATGCAGAAATGGCCAAGTTGCTTCGCGACGGCATCACCGCCCGCGAATTGGCTCGCGCCAAGACCAATTGGGAGGTGTCGTTCATTCGCCGGTTGCAGAATATCGGCGGATTTGGCGGCAAAGCGGATATTCTGAATCAATACAATGTGCATCTTGGCTCGCCCGACAAGCTGGAGTGGGATGTCAATCGCTATCGCAGTGCGACAGTTGAAGGGATCAACCAGTTTGCCCGGACGTTCCTCGCTCCGAACAAGCGCGGCGTATTGCATATCGTTCCGCAGGGGAACCTGACGGTTGCCAGCACGGCGGTCGATCGGGCGGTCAAGCCGACCCCGACTGCAGAAGCACCGTTCACTCCACCAACCGTGCAGAGTGCCGCACTGTCGAACGGGATCCAGGTTCTTCTGGTGGAAGACCACCGTCTGCCGCTGGTCGATCTATCAGTGATGATCGAACGGGGATGGACCTCCGACCCGCAGGGGAAATTTGGCCTGGCGGCATTGACTGCCGACATGCTGGATGAAGGGTTCAAGAAACTGAACGCGCTGCAGATCTCTGATACGATCCGGATGCTTGGCGCCAATGCCGGTTCGGGTTCCGGTTTCGATGAGACCCATGTCAATCTGAACGTGTTGAAACGAAATTTCACTCCGGCGCTTGGTCTGGTTGGCGATATGCTGTTGTCGCCGACTTTCCCGCAGAACGAACTGGATCGTCTGAAAAACGAACGGTTGTCTGCAATAGAGGCGATGAAGTCGCAACCGACCCAGCTCGGGTTCTCAGTCTTCCGCGAGAAGCTGTATGGCGCCAACAGTGCCTATGGTCAGCCGGTCAGCGGTACCGGTACCGAAGCATCGCTGGCGGCGATCACTCGCGCCGACCTGCTTGCCTTCTATCAGGCGAATTATTTCCCGAATATCACTACGGTGGCGATCACCGGTGACATCACTCTTGATGAAGCCAAAGCGCAATTGGAGAAGGTGTTCGGCGGCTGGAAGCAGGGTACTCCGGCCGAGGTTCCCGCACCGACACCGAATACCAGCAGTGCGCCGACAGTTTATATCGTGGACCGTCCGGGAGCACAGCAGTCGGTGATCTTCGCCGGCTATCCGTGCATACCGCCGACCGATCCGGATTATCTGCCGTTCATGGTATTCAATAGCCGACTGGGCGGCGATTTCACCAGCCGCATCAATATGAACCTCCGCGAGGACAAGGGATTCACCTATGGTTCCTATTCGACTCTGGGGAATGGCCTGGTGAGCGCGCCGTTTAATGTGGTAGCGCCGGTGCAGTCGCAGTCGACGAAGGAAGCGCTGGTGGAGATCCTCAAGGAACTGAAAGAGGTGATCTCGACGCGTCCACTGACGAATGAAGAACTGACGGATGCCAAGGTCTCCATGGTCAAATCCTGGGCGCAGGGATTCCAGAATTTCAGTGGGATCACCAGTCAGCTTCGTGGCCTGGCGCTGTATGACCGTCCGCTTGATTACTGGAAATCGCGCGTTGGTACGGTCAATGGACTGGATGACGCGAAGATCAAAGAGGTCTCAACCAAGTATGTTCGTCCGAATAACCTGACGATCGTTATCGTGGGAGATAAGGCGAAGATCGAGGAAGGGATCAAGGCGATGGGGATAGGGGAAGTATCCTCGCTGTAG
- a CDS encoding DUF3298 domain-containing protein, giving the protein MRELLVAGFCTIAFFISNGAVQAEEWYERPEEHLTIAMDSATRVFEGTVVRGTDTILCGLEIMAKWPQVASGPSREVVDSLSAFFLRFANSQFDLAPGTTLQERVDAELDTIVGNEWYDRSMWGGALWILEVAYLDHRILSLRVSRDVCISCNGHPYRENYYHFALPELREISQDSIFIADAQPYLDSIGALAFRRDQKIPDDTTFRQAGYDIDENTQGKYAFPKFALCPNYQITDSGIVYVYNAYEIASGAYGMSTAYLSWQQLQPFIRPDGPLGWVLKEE; this is encoded by the coding sequence ATGCGTGAACTTCTTGTCGCTGGTTTCTGTACTATTGCCTTCTTCATTTCAAATGGGGCAGTGCAGGCAGAGGAATGGTATGAGAGGCCCGAGGAACATCTCACGATCGCCATGGATTCAGCTACGCGAGTCTTTGAAGGGACAGTTGTGAGAGGGACTGATACAATTCTATGCGGCTTGGAGATCATGGCTAAGTGGCCGCAGGTCGCTTCAGGCCCCTCACGAGAAGTGGTGGATTCATTAAGTGCCTTCTTCTTGCGGTTTGCCAACAGTCAGTTTGATCTCGCGCCAGGCACGACGCTTCAAGAGCGAGTAGACGCAGAACTCGACACAATTGTCGGCAACGAGTGGTACGATAGGAGCATGTGGGGAGGCGCCCTCTGGATATTGGAGGTCGCATATCTTGATCATCGCATTTTATCGTTACGAGTTAGTCGAGATGTTTGTATCAGCTGCAATGGACATCCGTACCGAGAGAACTACTATCATTTCGCACTTCCGGAGTTGAGAGAGATTTCGCAAGATAGCATATTCATCGCTGATGCTCAGCCATACCTTGATTCTATCGGTGCCCTTGCCTTCCGACGAGACCAAAAGATACCTGACGATACTACATTTCGTCAGGCGGGATATGACATAGACGAGAATACACAAGGGAAGTATGCGTTCCCAAAGTTTGCTCTCTGCCCTAACTATCAGATCACCGACTCCGGGATAGTCTACGTGTACAATGCCTACGAAATTGCCTCGGGTGCCTATGGAATGTCCACTGCCTATCTCTCATGGCAACAACTCCAGCCTTTCATTCGGCCGGATGGGCCGCTGGGGTGGGTGCTGAAAGAAGAATAG